CAGTTTGTGATTAAATGGCAATGTAAAGAATCTTTAGACTgtatatattgttttttcagtcaagtattgttttatattagggaaagaatataaaaacatatataattaagttttagtTTTCATAATTCCTTAGGTTCTtgatttttagattttatttatacataccCTGATGTGTGCTACGAATTTTGTATCAGaggtttgttttttgtttgccTTCTTGAATTTTAAGAGACAAATTTCTCTCTTTGCTTGTGTTTTCTTACACACTAATGGTGACATGACAAAGGTGTTTTCCCTGGGCAATGCTCTGCACTTGTTTAACAGCCAACACATAGAAAGGAATGTCTTATACTCTTGTTTTCACTGGACATCTCGGTCTGTTGACATTCAAGAAAATAGTTCCTTGATGTTGAATTCTGTCTCCTAAAATGTTTCCAGGTAGTACGGGAACATGATCCCTTAGGAAGAGATGTTGAACTCTTTCGTCGGCATCTATATGCAGCAGGGAAAGTTGGTCCAACCTCTAAAGGAAGTGAAGGTGCAGAATTAGTTGATGGACTGGTAATTAAAGAAGGGGATTATAAACTTGTGAAAACCAGGTTTAGTGCATTCTTTGCTACACACCTTCATTCAGTCCTTCAAGGAGCAGGAATTAATAGTCTTGTGGTCACTGGTGAGTTATAGTTGTAATGCACAATGTCAACTTACTTGTGGTTTTATATTTACGCATTGACTTAATATAGTTGATTTGTAGGTGTTCAAACTCCTAACTGTATTAGGCAAACTGTCTATGATGCTGTAGCATTGGACTATCAACCTGTAACTGTTATTGTTGATGCTACAGCAGCAGCCACACCTGATATTCATCTCGGTATGTATTTTTCAATTTCTCAGAAATTTTTGCAATTGACAGGaactttatttgtatttttcatcTTAGAGAAGATCTTCTCTGCAGTAGATATTTAAGTAGATAGTGGTTTTTAGCTTTGCAATgtctttgtttttaaaaattcctCCGTTATCTCTGGAGTAGTATCTATTAGTTAACATATATTGACTCATATGTCCAAGAACTCTGTGCAGAGAGATATTGAACTCTGATCTATATAAAGTGCTGCCATTAGTTAGTTTGGCATATGAATACTAGAATTTGATCACTTTACAAGTTGTACCATAGTTAGAGATTAAGAATTTATCTAACTCTGCAGATACCTAATATAGTAAACAACATCTAGTAGGTCAGTACTGATTTCTGGAGAggattttttatgaaaacatttttttaaatgtcaatTCATAATTTTCTATGAGAGGAATGTATTGTCAAGTGGTGACATGTTAGAGGAGTCAAGGACAAATAATTGTAAAATCAAAATTCCTTGCTGAGTCTTCTCCTTACTCTGTGGAGTTAACATGGTTGTTCTGAGGAATATTTAAtgctatcatatttttttttattcagaaaaaaatatatttaattctatCATATACCACACTTCTTTAAatccatttctttttttatgtaccaaaagaaaattcatttctttttgTGGATACGTTCTGATATTATAGATGCCCTCAAAGCAGTtaaactttttttggttttttcaaaATGTAATCAAAGTTCAGTTGATGGCAATGATGACCAATATTTTGGTGGTTTCAGCCAATGTGTTTGACATGGAAAATATTGGAGTTGCAACCCCAACATTACAAGAATGGAGCGAACCCAAAGCTTGATCTATATGAACTATGAAGCATGCTACTTTTTGCACCCAGTGGTGTACTGGTGTTCAATTCCAAGACTCAAGAAAGGTTTGAAGTGAAGCAAACGTATCTATGTTTACTgcataataaaatgatttacaTGGCTAAGTTTGTTTATTTTGGTATTCACTTCACTTTTGTTGTGACTACTATGAACTTATTTTTTCTAGTCCAATGCACTCCAATTTAGAAAAACCCCTAGTTGCTAAACTAAGCTCAAATCTGTTCTTAAAAATTCTGATCATCCATGCAACCCAACTGCATTTTCATTCTTCAAATACGCTCCCAAATGTCTGTTATGgggaaaaaaattcttaattcaTCGAAGCTAATATCAGGtgagttttttcttttattacaagAAAAGAATACAAAGGATACCATCACTGAATGGTTCTGGAGTTTGCAAGTGAATAACAGCGTTTCTTGAAGAATGCTAGAATTAGCAGCGTTTCTTGAAGGATTTTGCAAGAAATCTTCAAATTCGTCTTTAAAACTATGTAAATTAAGTACTTAAGTATTTGgagttttaaaaatcatttattaatttctgaTTTTATAAAACAGTTTTGAAAAGTCGGTCTGACTGGTTTGGCCAAAAAACTGGCGAAATGATTTAGTGTCCTGTATAAATAAATCATAGAACTGGACTCaagaaaaattgataaaaacaaagttaaaaaaaatagaaaatcagTCAAAAGAAGTAATCAAGTGAAAAATTGGTCTACGGTAGGTCATAAAAGGTGTTTAATaagatatttatctttttcttaaaaataaaacaaaaatcaacttaaggagtttattattttctttattttagacataaacttgttataattaataaatattgtatatagtttaaacttattttattttgatttcggTATCACTTTAAACCGTCctcacaaataaaattacatgtCTAAGTGTGTTTAGTTtataatatatgttatatatattttttaaaaataataataatttaaatgcttttgatctatttttaaaataaatatttcttaaaaaaatttggttAACATGCTGTAATTCAATATTAAACAATATAtttgccattttttttattaacatgcTTTAATTCAATGTTAAACCAAATACTAGTGCTTGAAAAGATAAGACAGAAACAGAACATTTGTGTAGGAATAGGATAATTTGCAGATCATGTTCATTTCTTAATCTTGGGAGATCCaagttcttaaaatttaattttctaattaggatatattaaaataaatgttgtttACAAGTTTTTAGTTCGTGGATTATGAATTGTacgacattttttttataactatagataatctaattcatttttaatcgtATAATAATCAAATCCTTCCGACTCTTACAAAAAAGAACCTTCATTTTATACATACCGTGATATGTGCTCGGCATCTTGGATCAGGTTTATGTAAAATATGTAAACATGGTCTGAATACTTAATAACCATACATAACACTTTCAGATCAATCAacagaaggaaaaaagaaaaatatttttctaaggtACTTACCTTCCGTCATTCATATTGACCTTCAGAGttttatctttcaaaataaTACTTGTTATTtagtgataatatttttttaatttatattaagatatttatgttatttattataataaagataaaaaataatatcaataaattacatacataaatattttaaaaattagaaaatactatcattttatttaattatgtatctttactatataatttaattctttaaaaaaagtttgtacctgttaaatataaataaagatacaattataataaataacaaaaatatattatcattaaattacatatataaatattaaaaaataataaaatattatcattttatgaaattataatttatataaaaaaatatatattaaagataaaatttatattatatatttatcttataagataagtttttgaataatgtgataaaaatacataagattataaaaatataatatataaaataaaaataaaacttatacaaacatatattctaatttatgtggaaatataatttaatcttatatattatattttaaaagataatatataagattataaaatataataaatgaaaaaataataaaatttgaattttgaactattttcacataaaacttatattaatactatattttgcaAGTTTTTAAGTGGTCAATACCTGAATTACTCTGATATCTTTTCAAAACTCCAACAACATATGTGATAACCgcaaaatttgagttaattttggttaaagaATGATTACAATTATTTcactttattgttatttttaataaaataacgaagaaattaatatctttgtaattttttatcagcataagttaaaagaagaagaattcaaATGCTTTGacaaaaaattgatgtaaaaacaGGAAGAAAAAACCTTAAAGAAAAGTTTAAGATGGGGACAGCTCGCTTAGTGCGAAAAAGGCCCATGAAAAAGCACAACGGTGCGCTTAGTACGAATCCCTCGTTAAGCGTGTGATCACTACCATATTCGCTCAGCTCATAAGACTAGCTTAGCGCGAGGTCGCATGAATTTTAAACTACCTTAtgcctataaaaggagtaggaagcaTAGGAGAAACACACACGGAGACTCAAAGCTATATAATGAATACATCCTAAACTTCTATCTCAAATAGAGGAAACTCTCTTTCTATGTTCATTATCACATTTTCTTCCTTTATTCATCAATTCCCTTCTTATATCCACATCAGCCCCTAGAGTGTAAAACCTCACATGGCAAGGCTAAACCCCATTGTTGGGAGTGCAACTCTTGTAACGTAACTCTTTCTTATTATCTATATAATGAAATTCTATTTCTATTGCTCTTTTATGtgcttatttgtttattatggtCTAATCACCTATATAGTATTTAAGGATAATGCATTGGAAAATGGTTGTTTTCTAAAGAATTGgaaaataacatgtaaatgaaatcattgctagaaatagatTGATATTCGTTTAGCCTATTTTCATGCATCTCTAATCTTAATGcgatttactatttttatctttgcaaagaaatttatgagagaaaaatagataaattagactcTTCATGTGGAAAAACAAAGATAGAGTGTCATAGTAGATGTGAGTGGAAACTGAGATAATTAGATAGAGAAAATCATTCACATTGCATCACCGGTAGTTTTGGCATGCTAGGccccaacatatttaaattttgaatttatctttaagcatcattatctttatcttcaacatttcttatatcttttactttaaaatctcttgtctattttatcttctattttttttatctttaaatctctcatctctttaaatttttatcctatctcctaatattttattttaaatttattatcctTCTTGTCTCttactttctttaaattaaaacatttaaatttcttatctcttACATGTAAATTGGGTTTTcatcaatctaagtacaaacaaagttcatgtggattcgacactcggagtTTCAAGTACTTTACTACCTGAGATAATTTGGTGGacttgccaatgagttaacaatATACAATTTTAGGTATGATGCAAACCTTAGCATACGTAAGGCTTCCAATAATGAAGCATATAGAATATTCGTCATGCGTTCCCACTCAAAGTCATTTTTCAGGCACTGACTCAAATCGAGtttgtcacccttcacaatgagagctacacttggtgaataatctttcatgttaaatctctctaaaactttgttaatataggtttcTTGAGACAAACCCAAAATGTCTTGAGACCTTTCCCTACGGATCTTAATGCCAATGACATAATTAAGATGTctctcccatatccttcatatcaaagttcttcgagagaaattgtttcacctcatatagCAAATCTTTatcattagttgcaagcaaAATATCATCCACGCAtaacacaagaaaaagaaatattactcccactgaccttttGGTATATACATTGATCCATAATGTTCTCTTCAAAATTGAATGAAGTGATGACCTCATGAAATTTAGATACCATTGGCGGGAGTATGTTTCAATCCATAGATGGATTTATTAAGCTTAAAGACTAAGTGTTCACTATCACTAAAGGAGAATCCTTCAAGTTGTTTAATATAAACCTCTTCCTCTAGATAACCATTAAGGAAAGTCGgtttcacatccatctgatgtaaCTCAATGTCAAAGTAAGCTACTAATATCATAATTACTTGAAATaaatctttcttagatacaagAGAAAATGTCTTTGCATAGTTGattccttctctttgagtgaaCCCTTTGGCAATAAGTCTTGTTTtatgtctctcaatgttgccttgTGAGTCTTTCTTGGTTTTAAAGACCCATCTACATCCAATGGATTTTACACCATTAGGAAACTCGATGAGATCCCAAACTTGATTAGATGccatagaatccatctcatctTTCATAGCATTGTACCACAAGTTTGATTCCTTAGACCTCATGGCCTGTGAAAACGATTTAGGATCATTTCTGGCTCTAATGTTGTAGTCTGATTCTTGCAGATACACCACATAATCATTAGGAATTGTTGACTTTTTTACTCTAGTATATCTTCTTAATGTTGCTTCATGATCTTTGTGAGGAACTTGTTGTTCCTCATCAACAACTTGATCTATAGGGTCATTTTCAATAGTTTGTGGAGTTTCAATCATTGGTTGTCTAACACCCATTTGTACTTGAGGAGTGTGAATGAAAATTAATCTGTCACTTAAGCCAGAGGGTTAAGCTTCATAGTGATCCTTTGTAGAAGCAATGTCCTGAAATTAACCACTCCCACTGATAAAGTCATTCTCAAGAAATTTTGTATTTCTcaattccacaatcctagtggTATGTGATGGActgcatatccaatgaaatacccactgATAGTCCTTGGGTCTAGTTTCTTTTCTTGTGGGTTATAAGTTCTCACTTCAGACGGACATCCCCAAACTCGTATATGTTGCAAACTTGGTTTCCAACCTTTGAATAACTCAAAAGATGTCTATGAAACAACCTTGGTTGGAActtgatttaatatatatatacaatcatcttTAGTGTTTCAATCCACAAGAATTAAGGAAGTTTTCTATTACTCCTCATACTTTTTACCATATTTATTAAAGTTCGGTTTCTTCTTTCTGTCACACCATTCTGATCCGGAGAACTAGGCATAGTGTGCTGGGCAAGAATCttatgttcttgaagaaacttcGCAAATAGACCAGGTGTTTGTCCATTCTCCGTGTATCTACCATAGTATTCTCTACCTCTGTCGGATCTCACgatcttaattttctttcctcaTTGTTTTTCCACTTCagccttaaaaatttaaaagcttCTAAAgcttcatctttagaatgaagTAAAGATACATGTATCGTGAGTAATCGTCTATAAAAGTGATAAAGTATTTCAGGTCACTTGAGTCCATGtctggacaacaaatatcagtGTGTATGATTTTTAATAGGTTTGAACTCCTCTTTGCACACTTTTTAGACTTATTAATTTACTTACCTTTAATGCAATCTACACAAGTTTCAAAATCAGTAAAATCTAAAGCACTAAGTACCCATTTATTTACCAATCTCTTAGTTCTCTTAATAGAGATGTGTCCTAATCTTCGATGTCACAAACTGAATCAGGCAAACTGTCTTTGATGTTGTATCATTGGACTATCAACCTGTGATTGTTATTGTTGATGCTACAGCAACACCTACACCTAATGTTCATCAGGGTACGTATTTTTGACATGAAAAATATAAGAGTTGCAACCCCAACATTACAAGAATGGAGCGTGGGCCTACCTTAGGTTTTATTAAAAGGGAAAAATTTGGATGCAATttcttaaatgtttttaatgttgTCCCCATATTAGAGTTAGATtatttacaagtttttttttcatataaatttgttgatatatgcttactttttttaattacaatacattataatttacaactaaaaattatcttaaaatacacGAATGATGAGATATAATTTGTTAATATGCTTTAACCAAAAAACGTGTATAgattaataaatacttttgtGATAGTTACTGACTTACATCTCCTTATTCTTTAAATATAATACAtaagttataaatatatattatcttaaaGTACACTAATAATGTGACTTTAGTGTGCtacaaataaaaatcaagtgaaaGTGCATGTTAGCAgattctaattatttattatacaaattaCCAAAGTAATACTCCTTTTAtccttatttataaaaattaattacttaattcatCAAAATAANNNNNNNNNNNNNNNNNNNNNNNNNNNNNNNNNNNNNNNNNNNNNNNNNNNNNNNNNNNNNNNNNNNNNNNNNNNNNNNNNNNNNNNNNNNNNNNNNNNNATATAATCTCATATATAAATGATGTAGACTAAAAATAACCCTAAATAAATATGAGATATTATATTAACATGTAtttagaaaaaagagaaagaataatGACATTAGTATTTTTggaaaagtatataaatttagaataaatttattgttattaaataaattaattaattttcttaattttaataaatcagATAATTAAATCGCATAAATAAAACGAAGACCTGGAccttataaaaaagaaacaagttaaattatgagtttaattcggaaaattttcattcattctcactttagtcct
This region of Glycine max cultivar Williams 82 chromosome 7, Glycine_max_v4.0, whole genome shotgun sequence genomic DNA includes:
- the LOC100527482 gene encoding putative inactive nicotinamidase → MVKTVVWSTFVRPQYKPAHFNHSPLPFLKLSTPNLSFRGTNTVHNKRSNWPKPLSLRSKSVLAVAGADPLEMAEDWNRTALLVIDMQKDFIEDGGPMLVKGGKDIVPNVIKAVDVARQRGILIVWVVREHDPLGRDVELFRRHLYAAGKVGPTSKGSEGAELVDGLVIKEGDYKLVKTRFSAFFATHLHSVLQGAGINSLVVTGVQTPNCIRQTVYDAVALDYQPVTVIVDATAAATPDIHLANVFDMENIGVATPTLQEWSEPKA